From Synergistaceae bacterium, one genomic window encodes:
- a CDS encoding efflux RND transporter periplasmic adaptor subunit, with protein sequence MKKTITVILVVLAAFAMSFSGNGAPEYVFRTSPVELGDIVAKVTATGRLGAVTVVEVGTQVSGTIKEIYADYNDTVTKGRLIALIDPDVLAARLEEVKANLAVANASVARAKANIADGERNLKRNRELWSRDLIARSELDAAETAQALNRASLQEAEARVLQVRASLRQAETNLAYTRIVSPEDGVVISRMVNVGQTVAASLSTPTLFSIAKDLTDMQIETSVDEADIASVVEGQEVDFTVDAHRGTVFKGRVRQVRISPGTTDNVVTYPVIISVANPDLKLKPGMTANVSIITERRSGVLRAPLAALRFSPPPEESTENSGSSPFAPSMPRRRGGGSGGVNTGADGSRASVWTVRDGALYERVHFLAGAGDGAFVEIVGGEGLSEGDLLAVSYSEKPRTSLWRRLFQ encoded by the coding sequence ATGAAAAAGACAATCACAGTCATCCTTGTCGTCCTCGCGGCGTTCGCTATGTCCTTCTCGGGGAACGGTGCCCCGGAGTACGTCTTTCGCACTTCCCCGGTCGAGTTGGGCGACATAGTGGCCAAGGTCACAGCCACCGGCAGGCTCGGCGCGGTGACGGTGGTAGAGGTAGGGACCCAGGTCTCCGGTACCATCAAGGAGATCTACGCCGATTACAACGACACTGTGACGAAGGGGCGGCTGATAGCCCTGATCGACCCGGACGTGCTCGCCGCCAGGCTGGAGGAGGTAAAGGCCAACCTTGCGGTCGCCAATGCCTCGGTCGCCCGGGCCAAGGCCAACATTGCGGACGGGGAGCGCAATCTGAAGCGCAACAGGGAGCTCTGGTCGCGCGACCTGATAGCCAGAAGCGAGCTCGACGCCGCCGAGACGGCGCAGGCGCTGAACAGGGCGTCGCTTCAAGAGGCGGAGGCGAGAGTGCTGCAGGTGCGTGCCTCGCTGCGCCAGGCTGAGACGAACCTCGCGTACACTCGGATAGTATCCCCGGAGGACGGAGTGGTGATATCGCGAATGGTCAACGTCGGTCAGACAGTGGCCGCCAGCCTGTCGACCCCCACCCTCTTCTCCATAGCCAAGGACCTGACGGACATGCAGATAGAGACATCGGTCGACGAGGCGGACATCGCCAGTGTCGTCGAGGGACAGGAGGTCGACTTCACCGTCGACGCCCACAGGGGTACGGTGTTCAAGGGACGCGTCAGGCAGGTGCGCATCTCGCCCGGGACAACCGACAACGTGGTCACCTACCCTGTGATAATCTCCGTCGCCAACCCCGATCTGAAGCTCAAGCCGGGTATGACGGCCAACGTGTCCATAATAACCGAGCGCCGAAGCGGTGTTCTCCGCGCCCCGTTGGCCGCCCTGCGCTTCTCTCCCCCGCCGGAGGAGAGCACGGAGAACTCCGGCTCGTCCCCCTTCGCCCCGTCGATGCCCCGCCGCCGGGGAGGGGGCTCCGGAGGCGTCAACACAGGGGCCGACGGGAGCCGGGCGAGCGTCTGGACGGTGAGGGACGGTGCGCTTTATGAGCGAGTGCACTTCCTCGCAGGTGCGGGGGACGGCGCGTTCGTCGAGATAGTCGGAGGCGAAGGGCTC
- a CDS encoding TolC family protein — protein sequence MIYKHTKGDRLKGLLLAVFLLLAAWPASGATVTLDECLALAMEYHPALEEARAALDAERSRLRAVEAATAFSGGISASTSKQTGADQSWSASFTVTKLLSDSGKNALERKSRRLAIDSSVESQREAMLSVRRGVKDAYHYLALQQLKLEQAVTAVGTYERHLERARGFYEAGAKAKFDVTKAEVDLSSARIALLSAKGDLARAGASLSNSVGAELGDVEVLTDFPSPLDLPEETFALEQALENRPDVRIARMRQESGELSVSLAAKGDAATISLSGSASLSGRDWPLDDSFRASVALSAPLFDGGLTDARVEESRHALRGAEAAVERAVQSAVHDVRTSLLSAREAEARIPAAELQMRQAEENLALAEGRYETGVGSALEVADALLAFERAKAGVHQARHDYAAALVALEKSLGGEFQ from the coding sequence ATGATTTACAAGCATACCAAGGGCGACCGGTTGAAAGGGCTGCTGCTCGCCGTGTTTTTGCTTCTCGCCGCATGGCCCGCGAGCGGGGCGACCGTAACGCTCGATGAATGCCTGGCGCTCGCAATGGAATACCACCCCGCCCTCGAAGAGGCACGCGCCGCCCTCGACGCAGAGAGATCGAGGCTAAGGGCGGTCGAGGCAGCGACGGCCTTCTCCGGCGGTATTTCCGCGTCTACCTCCAAGCAGACCGGCGCTGACCAGAGCTGGTCTGCGTCGTTCACCGTCACGAAGCTACTGTCCGACTCCGGAAAGAACGCCCTTGAACGTAAAAGCCGGCGGCTGGCGATAGATTCGTCCGTGGAGTCGCAGCGCGAGGCGATGCTGTCCGTCAGGAGGGGCGTGAAGGACGCGTACCACTACCTCGCCCTGCAACAACTCAAGTTGGAGCAAGCGGTCACCGCGGTGGGCACCTACGAGAGGCACCTCGAGAGGGCCAGGGGCTTCTACGAGGCCGGCGCCAAGGCCAAGTTCGACGTAACCAAGGCGGAGGTCGACCTGAGCAGCGCCAGAATCGCACTGCTCTCGGCGAAGGGAGACCTGGCCAGGGCCGGGGCCTCTCTGTCCAACTCGGTGGGGGCGGAGCTCGGTGACGTGGAGGTTCTTACGGACTTCCCCTCTCCCCTTGACCTCCCCGAAGAAACGTTCGCGCTGGAGCAGGCGTTGGAGAACCGACCTGACGTTCGGATCGCCCGGATGAGACAGGAGTCGGGCGAGCTCTCCGTCTCCCTGGCGGCCAAGGGGGACGCGGCCACCATCTCCCTCTCAGGCTCGGCGAGCCTCTCCGGGCGGGACTGGCCGCTCGACGATTCCTTCCGCGCCTCGGTCGCGCTCTCGGCTCCTCTCTTCGATGGGGGGCTGACCGACGCCAGGGTGGAGGAATCAAGGCATGCCTTGCGCGGCGCTGAGGCGGCAGTGGAGCGAGCGGTGCAGTCCGCGGTCCACGACGTCCGAACATCCCTCCTGTCGGCGCGGGAGGCTGAGGCGCGCATCCCCGCGGCGGAGCTGCAGATGAGACAGGCCGAGGAGAACCTGGCATTGGCCGAGGGGCGCTACGAGACAGGCGTCGGGAGCGCCCTGGAGGTAGCGGACGCGCTGTTGGCCTTCGAGAGGGCCAAGGCGGGGGTGCACCAGGCGAGGCATGACTACGCCGCCGCCCTCGTCGCACTTGAGAAAAGCTTGGGAGGAGAGTTCCAATGA